In one window of Pseudooceanicola aestuarii DNA:
- a CDS encoding TRAP transporter small permease subunit, whose amino-acid sequence MSSATTTAPPGLPGGGITRFTRHAALILAIFGGLGTLGIMAIINADVVGRGFFDAPVPATAEIVSAAIVAVVYLQLPQATAMGRNVRSDMLITRLTSRSPRAGAWLNAAHHLAGTIMLAILLRYIGPEIYGAIEDNETVGLYGLFTMPRWPFVTCVLLGCVLTLVVYAAMSVDYIRLAIRGDQP is encoded by the coding sequence ATGAGCAGCGCCACCACCACCGCCCCGCCCGGTCTTCCGGGCGGCGGCATTACCCGGTTCACCCGCCACGCCGCGCTGATCCTGGCCATTTTCGGCGGGCTGGGGACGCTGGGCATCATGGCGATCATCAATGCCGACGTGGTCGGGCGCGGGTTCTTTGACGCGCCCGTTCCCGCCACCGCCGAAATCGTATCGGCGGCGATTGTCGCCGTGGTCTATCTGCAATTGCCGCAGGCCACGGCCATGGGGCGCAATGTCCGCTCCGACATGCTGATCACCCGGCTGACCAGCCGATCGCCCCGTGCGGGGGCATGGCTGAACGCGGCGCATCACCTCGCCGGAACGATCATGCTGGCAATCCTCCTGCGTTATATCGGCCCGGAGATCTACGGTGCCATCGAAGATAACGAAACCGTCGGCCTCTACGGTCTGTTCACCATGCCGCGCTGGCCATTTGTCACCTGTGTGCTGCTGGGCTGCGTGCTGACACTGGTCGTCTATGCGGCGATGAGCGTGGATTACATCCGCCTCGCCATCCGGGGAGACCAGCCATGA
- a CDS encoding C4-dicarboxylate TRAP transporter substrate-binding protein, protein MNPYVTTGLAGAMALVALPLTAETWNFTLVAGHPPITRGVSALSTHFIPEINKRLEPMGHSINWTEAYAGAVADVNGVLEAVESGIAEFGYVPHLFEGDKLPLEQITYVTPFGTADLVKLMEVVDKLHDEIPALDESWADHNQMVLAPVGIDTYHFVTNFPIESAADIDGRKIGTAGLALNWLKDTGAIPVAGALPSFYNSMSTGLYDGVMTFESVVAPYKFYEVAPYITKINFGAQYASALTVNLDIWNDLPAEVQQVIQEVADEYRDIAAESYDEGGAASLAKAEAEGAMISELSDEARAEYAAKLPNFAREWAEKLDAQGKPGTETLEAYMRLAREAGIEFARDWTAE, encoded by the coding sequence ATGAACCCTTATGTCACCACCGGCCTCGCCGGGGCGATGGCGCTTGTCGCGCTGCCCCTGACGGCGGAAACCTGGAATTTCACGCTGGTCGCGGGCCATCCGCCGATCACGCGCGGGGTCTCGGCGCTCAGCACGCATTTCATCCCCGAAATCAACAAGCGCCTGGAACCGATGGGCCATTCCATCAACTGGACCGAAGCCTATGCCGGCGCCGTCGCCGATGTGAACGGCGTGCTCGAGGCGGTCGAATCCGGGATCGCCGAATTCGGCTATGTTCCGCATCTGTTCGAGGGTGACAAGCTGCCACTGGAACAGATCACCTATGTCACCCCCTTCGGCACCGCCGACCTGGTGAAACTGATGGAGGTCGTGGACAAGCTGCACGACGAGATCCCCGCCCTGGACGAAAGCTGGGCCGACCACAACCAGATGGTGCTGGCCCCCGTGGGCATCGACACCTACCATTTCGTCACGAATTTCCCGATCGAAAGCGCGGCGGACATCGACGGCCGCAAGATCGGCACCGCCGGCCTGGCGCTGAACTGGCTGAAGGATACCGGCGCGATCCCCGTGGCGGGCGCCCTGCCCTCGTTCTACAATTCGATGTCGACGGGCCTTTATGACGGGGTGATGACCTTTGAATCCGTGGTCGCGCCCTACAAATTCTACGAAGTCGCGCCCTATATCACCAAGATCAACTTTGGCGCGCAATATGCCTCGGCCCTGACGGTGAACCTGGACATCTGGAACGACCTGCCCGCCGAGGTGCAGCAGGTGATCCAGGAGGTCGCCGACGAATACCGCGACATCGCTGCCGAATCCTATGACGAAGGCGGCGCCGCCTCCCTTGCCAAGGCCGAGGCGGAGGGCGCCATGATCTCCGAATTGTCGGACGAGGCCCGCGCCGAATACGCCGCCAAGCTGCCCAATTTCGCCCGCGAATGGGCCGAAAAACTGGACGCCCAGGGCAAGCCCGGCACCGAAACCCTGGAGGCCTACATGCGGCTGGCCCGCGAAGCCGGGATCGAGTTCGCCCGCGACTGGACCGCGGAATGA
- a CDS encoding TetR/AcrR family transcriptional regulator — MRSNLAESPRPDTRDAIRDAAEELFAENGISGVSTRAIAQRAGANLAAVNYHFGNKEKLTLEIFRDVAHRTATQRLASLDRLEAQARTEGRTPRIVDLVESFVAAYTDEDDPRTGRLLAHFVVKHRYSPNEWTNAIVHEELDALALRFIGAIQIAAPHLTKAEAHWRYHLMVGTLQMMLTDEGPSGRIARLSDGDCDTTDRREMRAQIIAFLTAALADTGADARADADGTAGRAATT, encoded by the coding sequence ATGCGTTCGAATCTCGCCGAATCCCCCCGCCCCGATACCCGCGACGCCATCCGTGACGCCGCGGAGGAGCTGTTTGCCGAAAATGGCATCAGCGGCGTCAGCACCCGCGCCATCGCGCAACGGGCCGGCGCCAACCTGGCGGCGGTGAATTACCATTTCGGTAACAAGGAAAAGCTGACGCTGGAGATCTTTCGCGACGTGGCTCACCGGACCGCGACGCAGCGCCTGGCCAGCCTTGACCGGCTGGAGGCGCAGGCCCGGACAGAAGGGCGCACCCCGCGCATAGTCGACCTGGTGGAATCCTTCGTCGCCGCCTACACGGACGAGGACGACCCCAGAACCGGCCGTCTTCTGGCGCATTTCGTGGTCAAACACCGATACAGCCCCAACGAATGGACCAACGCCATCGTCCATGAGGAGCTGGATGCACTGGCTCTGCGCTTCATTGGTGCGATCCAGATCGCCGCGCCGCACCTGACAAAGGCCGAAGCGCACTGGCGCTATCACCTGATGGTCGGCACCTTGCAGATGATGCTGACCGACGAAGGGCCCTCGGGCCGGATCGCCCGCCTGTCTGACGGCGATTGCGACACCACGGACCGGAGGGAGATGCGGGCCCAGATCATCGCCTTTCTGACCGCCGCGCTGGCGGATACCGGGGCAGATGCGAGGGCAGATGCGGACGGCACCGCCGGGAGGGCCGCCACCACCTGA
- a CDS encoding enoyl-CoA hydratase/isomerase family protein, whose protein sequence is MTEDAAVISQRDGDWLTLWLNRPASRNALSEDLVAALRQALETARADASLRGITLRGKGGVFCAGGDLKAFRTYASGEKTEAEVSDFNVAGGTLFEMVHSMPQVVVVLVEGASMAGGLGLTCAADLVVVTQDAQFALTETMIGIPPAQIAPYIVGRIGLTEARRIMLTGARFDGAEAARIGIANAAVADTEALEAQEAEIRRGVLRCAPGANAATKEILLAARQLQGAEMMRFAGDRFARALLGAEGREGVASFLEKRKPAWAGDSRT, encoded by the coding sequence ATGACCGAAGACGCCGCCGTCATCTCGCAACGGGACGGGGATTGGCTGACCCTCTGGCTGAACCGTCCCGCCAGCCGAAACGCCCTGTCCGAAGATCTGGTCGCCGCCCTGCGGCAGGCCCTGGAAACGGCGCGGGCGGATGCCAGCTTGCGCGGCATCACCTTGCGCGGGAAGGGCGGTGTCTTCTGCGCCGGTGGCGATCTCAAGGCGTTTCGCACCTATGCTTCGGGAGAAAAGACCGAAGCGGAGGTTTCTGATTTCAATGTCGCGGGCGGCACCCTGTTCGAAATGGTGCATAGCATGCCGCAGGTCGTCGTGGTGCTGGTCGAAGGCGCGTCGATGGCCGGCGGGCTGGGCCTGACCTGTGCCGCCGATCTGGTGGTGGTGACCCAGGACGCGCAATTCGCCCTGACCGAAACCATGATCGGCATCCCGCCGGCGCAGATCGCCCCATATATCGTGGGTCGCATCGGCCTGACGGAGGCCCGGCGCATCATGCTGACCGGCGCACGGTTCGACGGAGCGGAGGCGGCGCGGATCGGCATCGCCAATGCTGCCGTCGCCGATACAGAGGCGCTGGAAGCGCAGGAGGCCGAGATCAGGCGCGGTGTGCTGCGCTGTGCCCCCGGCGCCAATGCCGCGACCAAGGAAATCCTGCTGGCCGCCAGGCAATTGCAGGGGGCGGAGATGATGCGCTTTGCCGGGGATCGCTTTGCCCGTGCGCTGCTGGGCGCCGAGGGGCGCGAGGGCGTCGCCTCCTTCCTGGAGAAACGCAAACCCGCCTGGGCCGGCGATTCCCGCACGTAA
- a CDS encoding acyclic terpene utilization AtuA family protein — MDKTIRIGGASAAWGDTTLGMAQLVEAGGLDYIVGDYLAEVTMAILARMRAKSDDAGFIPDWLTSVRPVLGQIHAAGTRLITNSGGMNPLACRDAFQAMAAEAGLTFRVAVVTGDDLLAQQEEIRASGLPEMFTGASMPEAFRSLNAYLGAGAIARALDEGADVVITGRVVDSAMVLGPLVHEFGWAMDDWDRLAQGSLAGHVIECGAQATGGLITDWEDVQDGWADMGFPIIDCVEDGSFTVGMPAGKGGRITPAAVAEQIVYEIGDPAAYRLPDVTCDFRDVRLEQVGPDRVRVSGARGYAPGRNYKVCGTWHDGFRLISTYMLAGGAAAARGRRMAEALIERTERLMSARGFAPYTETSVEVIGADDSYGPAARRDAAREVIVKIGLRHADARALEVFAHEFVAPGVSTAQGLTGAFGGRPRPAPVLRVHSFLWPKSDTPVHLHQEGGVTAVGIPAPGGGTQLAGPAAPQADPGQPGDPHVPLRAIAVGRSGDKGNDANIGLIARDPALLPRLLGEVTEEAVAQWFAHYLRGDVTRFVMPGFSAVNFLLTRVLGGGGSASLRYDPQAKTYAQVLLDMPVRVPADWLAPAGPLAGVTPLATGGAGRTDG; from the coding sequence ATGGACAAGACAATCCGCATCGGCGGCGCTTCGGCCGCATGGGGCGACACGACGCTGGGCATGGCCCAGCTGGTGGAGGCCGGGGGCCTTGATTACATCGTCGGCGATTATCTGGCCGAGGTGACGATGGCCATTCTGGCGCGGATGCGCGCCAAATCCGACGACGCCGGGTTCATCCCCGATTGGCTGACCTCGGTCCGGCCGGTGCTGGGGCAGATCCACGCGGCGGGAACCAGGCTGATCACCAACAGCGGCGGGATGAATCCGCTGGCCTGTCGCGATGCGTTTCAGGCGATGGCGGCAGAGGCCGGGCTGACGTTCCGCGTTGCCGTGGTCACTGGCGATGACCTGCTGGCCCAGCAGGAGGAGATCCGGGCCAGCGGCCTGCCGGAAATGTTCACCGGCGCCTCCATGCCCGAAGCCTTTCGCAGCCTGAACGCCTATCTCGGCGCCGGGGCGATCGCGCGGGCGCTGGATGAGGGCGCGGATGTGGTGATCACCGGTCGCGTGGTGGACAGCGCCATGGTGCTGGGCCCGCTGGTGCATGAATTCGGCTGGGCGATGGACGATTGGGACCGGCTGGCGCAAGGCAGCCTGGCCGGCCATGTGATCGAATGCGGCGCGCAGGCGACCGGCGGGCTGATCACCGATTGGGAAGACGTGCAGGACGGCTGGGCCGACATGGGTTTTCCCATCATCGATTGCGTCGAGGATGGCAGTTTCACCGTCGGCATGCCGGCGGGAAAGGGCGGGCGGATCACCCCGGCTGCGGTCGCCGAACAGATCGTCTACGAGATCGGCGACCCCGCCGCCTATCGCCTTCCGGATGTGACCTGCGATTTCCGCGATGTACGGCTGGAGCAGGTTGGCCCGGACCGGGTGCGGGTCAGCGGCGCGCGCGGTTATGCGCCGGGCCGCAACTACAAGGTCTGCGGCACGTGGCATGACGGGTTCCGCCTGATTTCGACCTACATGCTCGCCGGGGGCGCGGCCGCCGCGCGCGGGCGCCGCATGGCGGAGGCGCTGATCGAACGGACGGAGCGGCTGATGTCCGCTCGCGGCTTTGCCCCCTATACCGAAACCTCGGTGGAGGTGATCGGCGCCGATGACAGCTATGGCCCCGCCGCGCGGCGCGATGCGGCGCGGGAGGTGATCGTGAAGATCGGCCTGCGCCACGCCGATGCTCGCGCGCTTGAGGTCTTTGCCCATGAATTCGTCGCCCCCGGCGTCTCGACCGCGCAGGGGCTGACCGGCGCGTTCGGCGGCCGCCCCCGGCCTGCGCCGGTGCTGCGGGTGCATTCGTTCCTGTGGCCAAAATCGGACACTCCGGTGCATTTGCACCAGGAGGGTGGCGTGACCGCCGTCGGGATCCCCGCACCCGGCGGCGGTACGCAGCTGGCCGGCCCCGCCGCTCCGCAGGCAGATCCGGGCCAACCCGGCGACCCGCATGTGCCCCTGCGCGCCATCGCCGTGGGCCGCAGCGGCGACAAGGGTAACGATGCCAATATCGGCCTGATTGCCCGCGATCCCGCCCTGTTGCCCCGCCTGCTGGGCGAGGTGACGGAAGAAGCCGTGGCGCAGTGGTTCGCCCATTATCTGCGCGGTGACGTGACCCGGTTCGTGATGCCGGGGTTCAGCGCGGTGAATTTCCTGCTGACACGGGTTCTGGGTGGCGGCGGCAGTGCGTCGCTGCGCTATGACCCGCAGGCCAAGACCTATGCGCAGGTGTTGCTGGACATGCCGGTGCGGGTGCCTGCCGATTGGCTGGCACCGGCTGGTCCGCTGGCCGGGGTCACGCCCCTGGCCACTGGCGGGGCAGGTCGGACCGATGGCTGA
- a CDS encoding enoyl-CoA hydratase/isomerase family protein gives MADPVLLEVAQDGVATLRLNRPAQKNAINLEMRPLMQRLITRVARDPAVRVLILAGSGGSFCAGGDIRDMAQLGAGAGVDGGGDAAPDALAGEAARRRMRQTGEVALAISTLDIPVIAAVSGPAYGAGLGLALAADLVLAAPDAEFCASFGRLGLVPDFGLHLSLPRRVGIARAKEMIFSARAVEATEAQTLGLVDALHPAPELEAVARRMASGFARHSPTALGLSKALLDQSPTLDLRQVLEAETAAQALCFTTPHHAEARRRFLARSPEAGPRT, from the coding sequence ATGGCTGATCCGGTCCTTTTGGAGGTCGCTCAGGACGGCGTTGCCACGCTGCGCCTGAACCGGCCTGCTCAGAAGAACGCGATCAATCTGGAAATGCGCCCCCTGATGCAGCGATTGATCACCCGCGTGGCGCGCGATCCCGCGGTGCGGGTTCTGATCCTGGCGGGCAGCGGCGGCAGTTTCTGCGCCGGCGGAGATATCCGTGACATGGCGCAACTCGGTGCCGGTGCCGGTGTTGACGGCGGCGGCGATGCCGCTCCCGACGCCCTGGCGGGAGAGGCCGCACGCCGCAGGATGCGCCAGACAGGGGAGGTGGCGCTGGCGATCTCCACTCTGGATATCCCGGTGATCGCCGCCGTATCCGGCCCGGCCTATGGCGCCGGTCTGGGCCTGGCGCTGGCCGCCGACCTGGTGCTGGCCGCGCCCGACGCGGAGTTCTGCGCCTCCTTCGGGCGGCTGGGGCTGGTCCCGGATTTCGGGCTGCACCTGTCGCTGCCCCGGCGCGTCGGCATCGCCCGAGCGAAGGAGATGATCTTCTCCGCCCGCGCGGTGGAGGCGACGGAGGCGCAGACGCTGGGGCTGGTCGATGCGCTGCACCCCGCCCCCGAACTGGAGGCTGTCGCCCGCCGGATGGCCAGCGGGTTCGCCCGCCATTCCCCCACCGCACTGGGGCTGAGCAAGGCGCTTCTGGATCAATCCCCGACATTGGACCTGCGCCAGGTTCTGGAGGCCGAAACCGCCGCCCAGGCCCTGTGTTTCACGACCCCGCATCACGCAGAGGCACGGCGCCGGTTTCTGGCCCGCAGCCCGGAGGCGGGCCCCCGAACCTGA
- the dctP gene encoding TRAP transporter substrate-binding protein DctP: protein MTFLTTLKSTALAGALTVSLSAMATIAAAQDSVTLKLADQFPLTHIGSRVGAQALIAELEARSDGAIQIRHFPAEQLAKASGLLDAVRNRVTDIALVGVVYNTDKLPLTSAAELPGLFEDSIAASKAFEAYIQNDLLEREYLPLGVRPLWGTVTPPYQLMMAKGEGISEISELEGVKLRVAGATGELIAKSLGAVPVKVPASDLYLGLQRGTVNGAVYNPASVFGYKIEEVLSAVSTNASLGAVAFALLVNEDVWQGLTEEQRNTIEEVAADVRLSFTEAFDAGNTKAFDKLAESGVTVFDLPAETQAQMNDMLGAVRDTWVEQVSGRGLPAQEMLDAYQARLAE, encoded by the coding sequence ATGACATTCCTGACCACATTGAAGTCCACGGCCCTGGCCGGTGCACTGACCGTATCGCTGTCCGCGATGGCAACCATCGCCGCCGCGCAGGACAGCGTCACCCTGAAACTGGCCGATCAATTCCCGCTGACCCATATCGGGTCGCGCGTCGGCGCGCAGGCATTGATCGCGGAACTGGAGGCCCGCAGCGACGGCGCGATCCAGATCCGCCACTTCCCGGCGGAACAACTGGCCAAGGCCTCCGGCCTTCTGGACGCGGTGCGCAACCGGGTGACCGATATCGCGCTGGTCGGCGTTGTCTACAACACGGACAAGCTGCCCCTGACCAGTGCCGCCGAACTGCCCGGCCTGTTCGAGGATTCGATCGCCGCGTCCAAGGCGTTCGAGGCCTATATCCAGAACGATCTGCTGGAACGTGAATACCTGCCGCTGGGCGTGCGTCCGCTGTGGGGGACGGTGACGCCGCCCTACCAGCTGATGATGGCCAAGGGGGAGGGGATCTCGGAAATCAGCGAACTCGAAGGCGTGAAACTGCGCGTTGCGGGCGCCACCGGTGAGCTGATCGCCAAGTCGCTGGGCGCCGTCCCGGTGAAGGTTCCCGCCTCTGATCTCTATCTTGGGCTGCAACGTGGCACGGTGAATGGCGCGGTCTACAACCCCGCCTCCGTCTTTGGCTACAAGATCGAGGAAGTGCTGTCGGCGGTGTCCACCAACGCGTCCCTCGGTGCCGTGGCCTTTGCGCTGCTGGTCAACGAAGACGTCTGGCAGGGCCTGACGGAAGAACAGCGCAACACCATCGAAGAGGTCGCCGCCGATGTGCGCCTGTCCTTCACCGAGGCCTTCGACGCCGGCAATACCAAGGCCTTCGACAAGCTGGCGGAATCCGGTGTCACCGTCTTTGACCTGCCGGCCGAAACCCAGGCGCAGATGAACGACATGCTGGGGGCCGTGCGCGATACATGGGTTGAACAGGTCAGTGGCCGGGGCCTGCCCGCGCAGGAGATGCTTGACGCCTATCAGGCCCGTCTGGCCGAATGA
- a CDS encoding TRAP transporter small permease produces MSRVLGIFDLVFMRIAQASLMVMMLSISADALGRYLFNQPLQGSFEFTSLYLMVIVTFLGMPAAYARGGLVRLDVLTAHLARIPWHLSERINTVLGAAVFGFIAWHAGLEAFEKFASRDTTFGVIQFPVYWSYVWVPVGCGVMALRLAYEVVFPTGSSQSHEEVPE; encoded by the coding sequence ATGAGCCGCGTTCTCGGGATCTTTGATCTGGTCTTCATGCGCATCGCGCAGGCCTCTCTCATGGTTATGATGCTGTCGATCAGCGCCGATGCCCTGGGGCGATATCTCTTCAACCAACCGTTGCAGGGCAGCTTTGAATTCACGTCCCTGTATCTGATGGTGATCGTGACATTTCTGGGCATGCCTGCCGCCTATGCACGGGGCGGGCTGGTCCGTCTGGACGTGCTGACCGCCCATCTGGCGCGCATCCCCTGGCATCTGTCGGAACGGATCAACACCGTGCTGGGCGCCGCCGTTTTCGGCTTTATCGCCTGGCATGCCGGGCTGGAGGCGTTCGAGAAATTCGCCAGCCGCGACACGACCTTTGGCGTGATCCAGTTCCCGGTCTACTGGTCCTATGTCTGGGTGCCGGTCGGCTGCGGCGTGATGGCGCTGCGCCTGGCTTACGAAGTCGTCTTTCCCACCGGGTCATCCCAAAGCCACGAGGAGGTGCCGGAATGA
- a CDS encoding TRAP transporter large permease yields MTGVVTGSVAFLFALLLNGAPVAFAMLIAGAAGLYLTGGYYPLVGILKTGPYEHVASYTLTTLPMFILMAEFLTAGRFTRDLFAASDKWLGHLRGGIAYSAIAGGVLLAAISGSSSGAAGTLSAAAYPEMKRFGYDTKFSTSVLAVVGTLAIMVPPSIGLVFYGIITETSVGKLLVAGFVPGALTAVGYALSINLQIRRRPEIAPQSATRASRADRLESIRAVWPVLGLMLIIIISIYSGVITPTEIGAVGALLALLLAVVMGRTGPRGILTALANATRNSAMILSIIACAAVFGAFITLTGVTQALLMLIEASGANRYLVLGAVLLLLFVLGFFLDQIAILVLTMPLVFPLLFGLGFDPVWLGIIFVKTAEIGLITPPMGLNVFIVSSTTRVPARDIFKGIWPFVLTEFLILGILIAVPGLSLWLPAMAGF; encoded by the coding sequence ATGACCGGTGTTGTCACAGGCTCTGTCGCCTTTCTGTTCGCGCTGCTTCTGAACGGCGCGCCTGTCGCCTTTGCCATGCTGATCGCTGGGGCCGCGGGCCTGTACCTGACGGGGGGGTATTACCCGTTGGTCGGTATCCTGAAAACCGGACCCTACGAGCATGTCGCCAGCTATACGCTGACGACGCTGCCGATGTTCATCCTGATGGCGGAATTCCTGACCGCAGGGCGGTTCACCCGCGACCTGTTCGCGGCCTCGGACAAGTGGCTGGGCCACCTGCGCGGGGGCATCGCCTATTCGGCCATTGCGGGCGGGGTTCTGCTGGCGGCGATCTCCGGCTCGTCCTCGGGCGCGGCAGGCACGCTGTCGGCGGCGGCCTACCCCGAGATGAAGCGGTTCGGCTATGACACCAAATTCTCCACCTCCGTGCTGGCGGTGGTGGGCACGCTGGCGATCATGGTGCCGCCCAGCATCGGGTTGGTGTTCTATGGGATCATAACCGAAACCTCCGTCGGCAAGCTGCTGGTCGCGGGCTTCGTGCCCGGTGCGCTGACGGCGGTGGGATACGCATTGTCAATCAACCTTCAGATCCGGCGCCGGCCGGAAATCGCGCCGCAATCCGCAACCCGCGCGTCCCGCGCCGACCGGCTGGAGAGCATCCGCGCCGTCTGGCCGGTGTTGGGGCTGATGCTGATCATCATCATCTCGATCTATTCCGGGGTCATTACGCCGACCGAGATCGGCGCCGTCGGGGCGTTGCTGGCGCTTCTGCTGGCGGTGGTCATGGGGCGCACGGGACCGCGCGGCATCCTGACCGCGCTGGCCAATGCCACGCGCAACAGCGCCATGATCCTGTCGATCATCGCCTGCGCGGCTGTTTTCGGCGCCTTCATCACGCTGACCGGGGTAACGCAGGCTCTGCTGATGCTGATCGAGGCTTCGGGCGCGAACCGGTATCTGGTGCTGGGCGCGGTGCTGCTGCTGCTGTTCGTGCTGGGGTTCTTCCTGGACCAGATCGCCATTCTGGTGCTGACCATGCCGCTGGTCTTTCCGCTGCTGTTCGGATTGGGCTTCGATCCGGTATGGCTGGGCATCATCTTCGTCAAGACGGCCGAGATCGGGCTGATCACGCCGCCGATGGGGTTGAACGTGTTCATCGTCTCCTCGACCACAAGGGTGCCCGCGCGGGACATCTTCAAGGGCATCTGGCCCTTTGTCCTGACCGAATTCCTGATCCTCGGAATTCTGATCGCGGTGCCGGGGTTGTCGCTGTGGCTGCCCGCAATGGCGGGGTTCTGA
- a CDS encoding CaiB/BaiF CoA transferase family protein, whose protein sequence is MTQAWNMAAEAPAGMLDELRVVEIGQNLAGPFAGEILADLGADVIKIEKPGGDDARGWGPPITPRAAAVFHLMNRNKASVVLDLRDEADRAVLDGMLTRADIFVHNMRPGAMAALDLGSAVLTARHPRLIYCDMGAFGHLGPMREKPGYEPLMQAFAGLVSVNGHPDGPPARMGASIVDLGTGMWTVIGALAALIRRAATGRGCVVNTSLLETALVWAGSHTLAWQASGQMPLRHGSGHPMIVPYQAFDTADGPLVVAPGNDRLFAALARALDHAEWLDDPRFAHNDARRRHREEIVGLVAGCFRDMPMAEARARLDAAGVPNAPVQTIPQVVADPQVQALQMLQPVPGLVVPMTGFPVSFDGQRPAIRAAAPDLGADTARRRAQPWPGDAVPLQDPDREEEEPKC, encoded by the coding sequence ATGACGCAGGCATGGAACATGGCGGCAGAGGCTCCGGCGGGAATGCTGGACGAGCTGCGCGTGGTGGAGATCGGGCAGAACCTGGCCGGTCCCTTCGCGGGGGAGATTCTGGCCGATCTGGGCGCCGATGTGATCAAGATCGAGAAGCCCGGCGGCGATGATGCGCGGGGCTGGGGGCCACCGATCACGCCCCGCGCAGCGGCGGTTTTTCATCTGATGAACCGTAACAAGGCCTCCGTCGTGCTGGACCTGCGCGATGAGGCGGACCGCGCCGTTCTGGACGGGATGCTGACGCGGGCCGACATCTTCGTGCATAACATGCGCCCCGGCGCCATGGCTGCGCTGGACCTTGGCAGTGCGGTCCTGACGGCCCGCCACCCGCGCCTGATCTATTGCGACATGGGCGCCTTTGGCCATCTGGGACCGATGCGGGAGAAGCCGGGCTACGAGCCGCTGATGCAGGCCTTTGCCGGTCTGGTCAGCGTCAATGGCCATCCCGACGGGCCACCGGCGCGCATGGGGGCCTCCATCGTCGATCTGGGCACGGGGATGTGGACGGTGATCGGGGCGCTGGCCGCGCTGATCCGGCGCGCCGCGACGGGTCGGGGCTGCGTGGTCAATACCTCGCTGTTGGAAACCGCGCTGGTCTGGGCCGGCAGCCATACCCTGGCCTGGCAGGCCAGCGGCCAGATGCCTTTGCGCCACGGGTCCGGCCACCCCATGATCGTGCCCTACCAGGCCTTCGACACTGCCGATGGCCCGCTGGTGGTGGCGCCCGGCAATGACCGGCTGTTCGCCGCGCTGGCCCGCGCCCTGGACCATGCCGAATGGCTGGACGATCCACGCTTTGCCCATAATGACGCCCGCCGCCGCCACCGGGAGGAGATCGTGGGCCTGGTCGCCGGCTGTTTCCGCGACATGCCGATGGCCGAGGCCCGCGCCCGGCTGGATGCCGCCGGGGTGCCCAATGCGCCGGTGCAGACGATCCCGCAGGTGGTCGCGGATCCGCAGGTGCAGGCGTTGCAGATGTTGCAGCCGGTGCCGGGGCTGGTGGTGCCCATGACCGGCTTTCCCGTCTCCTTTGACGGGCAGCGCCCCGCGATCCGCGCCGCCGCGCCAGACCTGGGCGCCGACACGGCCCGCCGCCGGGCGCAGCCCTGGCCCGGTGATGCCGTCCCCCTCCAAGACCCCGACCGTGAAGAAGAGGAACCAAAATGCTGA